Part of the Acomys russatus chromosome 19, mAcoRus1.1, whole genome shotgun sequence genome, TTCATTGTATATTTACTGAAAAATATTCCTGGGCTGGGAGAGGTAGTGGGCTGTGCTGGCTGAGAATAAAGCCCTGTGTTTGGTCTCCAGCACTGCGTGGAACTGGGTGTGGCAGCGCATGTccgtaatcccagtactctagcAGTGGGGTAGTGtgggaggtgcatgcctttaatccctcccagtgctagggaggcagaggcaggcttgatctctgagttccaggccagcctggtttacagagcaagttccagaacagccagggctacacagaaagaccctaggcaggagctctacaaCGAGACCAATGGAGCTAACAAATCCTGGCAGAGGacacaccaaccaagggccatgcatggagaggaccaagacactctgctcagatgtagtccacaGGCacctcagtctccttgtgggtcccataatatgggagtAGGGGTTacttctgacgtggactctggtgggttgatcacttccctgtggcggtcggctttgccaggccacagaggaagaggacacaggtagaacagatgagacttgataggttgaggtcagatgttgggggaggagggctccccctttctgaggactaggggagggagggagataagggagggagggagccactacaaccgggatgtaaagtgaacaaattaaaaataaaaaattaggagctggagaggtggctcagaggttaagagcactggctgctcttccagaggtcctgagttcaattcccagcaaccacatgatggctcatgaccATCCTATAGCCTCCGCTGGCATACAAGTGTACGTGGAGATAGaacttcatataaataaataaaaattaaaaaataaataataaataaaaataaaaaaataattaattagttaGAAAACCAAGACGAAATAGACTAAAACGCTGTGGGCATTAGCTGAAAGAAGCTGGGGTACACAGCCGTAAACCGTGCCCCCTTAACGCGTGCTCCTGACGCCATCCACTTGGTTATATAGCATGGTTAaggagacccagaaaggcatCCCTGAGCCAACCCTAGCATATAGCGTGTGACATGAGTCGTAGAAAAGAAGTTAGTATAAGCCCTGACTTAGGTCAAGACTGGGAAAAAGTATGTGAGACCAAGAGATAGTCTGTGCTCAGGTGGGGAGGGCCTGGAGTACACTGGGAAAGGCAGACAGTCCTATTGGTTGCTATcaggtggagtgtgtgtgtgtgtgtgtgtgtgtgtgtgtgtatgcatgtgagagtgtgcatgcatgcgggTGAGcattgtgtgcacgtgtgtgtatgtgtcttattgttttgtttttttgttttttgttttgtttttcgaggcagggtctctctgtgtagccttggctgtcctgaactcgctttgtagtccaggctggccttgaacttacagcgatctgcctgcctctgcctcccgagtgctggaattaaaggcgtgcgccacgacgcccggctctgtgtatgtgtcttatGCACATGTGtagtacatacatgtgtatacatgtgcatgtgtctgtgtgtgcatgtgcagtgcgagcgtgtgcatgcatgtgcatgtgagcagtgtgtgcacgtgtctgtGTGAGCAGTGAGCTTGCAcgtgtgtgaatgcacatgtgcagtgtgtgcgtatgtgtgtgcttgagtgtgtgtgtgttggtgtgtttgtgcacagtatgcatgtgtgtatatgtgggggaggggaggttcctgttgtttttgtttttttccctgagacagagtttctctgtgtagccccctGTCTGTCATTTATGGGTGTTTCTGTCTGCCTTCTGCAGGGTGTTTGTAcctgtgcatgcagtgcctgtagggccagaagagggcatcagataccctgggacTGGGAATACAGACAGTCATGAGTAActttatgggtgctgggaatcgaacccaggtcctctggaagaacagctggtgagccaaacctttgagccatctctccatcccttgtCTGGTTTTTGACCTGGTTTTTCCAGGCATCAAGGAACTATAAAGTCCTTGATAGAGATGAGAGTGGACCTGTAGAGAAACACGAACTGCTGACAGGCCTCGCGTGCACATAGCTGTttgtgaagtttttgtttgtagTATGTTCCCGTGCCCTTACAGTATAACTTCCGGCCAGACCACATACATGAGAACTTGATCGCCGTCTCCCTCCAGCAAGATTACAGAAGCCTCCTTATCAGACCCCATAGATGAGTTAGTCAGTGTCCCACTTACTGATCTCAACTACTGGATTTCTATGAGCGAGCATGCTGTGAGCTGAAGCTGGGGCCTGACTATCCTAACAGCTTCTGGGAGAGCCAAACACCTCCAAACCTCACCCTCAAAACCTGCACCTCGGGCTGGCTGCggtggcggacgcctttaatcccagcacttgggaggcagaggcaggcagatcgctgtgagttcgaggccagcctggtctacaaaatgagtctaggacagcctacacagagaaaccctgtcttgaaaaaccaaaaaacaacaacaaaaacccctgtACCTCGCTCCTCATTTGTCTCAACTTCCATAGTGGTCATCACCAGCCTCTCACTAAAAAGAACACAAGTAAAAATGTGCCTCAGGggtggggtgcagctcagtgctAGAGTGTAAGGCTCTGAGTCAACTCGCaagctcctgagttcaactccccaAGGCCTCCCCAAACAAGACAGACCTCAAACTTGAGTTATACGCTCCTTTTTTTCCCGAGGCTTCTACCCTGATAGTGGCAGAGACTCTGACAATTGTGGACCTTACCCACCAGGAATCAATGCCCCAGTCTCCTGGGTGTGTTCCCTGTGAAATTACCTCACATCAGCCTCCGTCTCTGTGGGCATTGTGAGCCCAAGAAAAGTGGCCTTTGGTTCGTGTGACCATACTTTGATCGTCTTATTTCCATGTGCAGCAGAGGGTCAGggacacaggaagggaaggagagcagaggTCACTCCTGGAGAGCAAAGCTCGAATCCTGGAAAGGggcacttcctttcctttttttttttttttgacagtgccGGGGAATCGAACCCAAGACCTTGAGCACAGAAAGcacatgttctaccactgagctctgtccccattgttgtttgtttgttttgtttttataatttttatttaattttaatttgtgtgcgtTGGTTTCAGATCttgaagtcacagacagttgtaagctgccatgtaggtgctgggaattgaacccaggtcccttggaagagcaggcagtgctcttaaccactgagccatctctccaggcctgttgtttgttttcttatttatttattttattttattttatcggttttttgaaacagggtttctctgtgtatccctggctgtcctggactcgatttgtagaccagggtggcctcgaactcagagtgatccgcctgcctctgcctcccgagtgctgggattaaaggtgtgcaccaccatgcccggcctgttgttttttaaataactttctttttctcactgtaCATACAttggtgctttgcttgcatgcatgtctacGTGAGGGTGTCAGGGTtcccggaactggagttgcaggcagtggTGAGGGTCCACGTGCaggatgctgggactcaaatcctagtcttttgaaagagcagccagggctgagccatctctccaggccccagacaccgcttttttgtttttgtttttgtgggtttttttttttttttttttttttttttttgacagggtttctgtatatGGGTTAGAGTGGTCTGACACttgtgcctcagccttctgagggttagaatcacaggcgtgtgccagccATGTAGCTGagcttttgttttccaaaaccTCCTGTAGAGAGACTACACTCACATTTGTACAAAAAGATAGTGACAGTTGTAACATGTTGGCATCAGTTTCCAACATCTCGTTGTGCTGGAAAACCAGTGTCAACTTCCTAACTGTGAAGAAGCACCCTAATTAAGGACATCCTGTACTTATTCAAACCCTTTTCCCTCCTCCGAGTACCTCTCTCCCACGGCTGACTCCCTCTGCATGACCACATGACCCCCTCCCTACTGCAAGACACCAATTGGAGTGCGGACTCAGGGCCAAACACTGAACACTTCTGGGCTCTGGTGCAAGCAAGATTTCTATAAAAAGACATTCAGAAAACAAGGGATAGTATTGCCATTTTGCCTTTAATGGAAAAGTGGCTAacagttacagaaagaaaaaaaaaaaacctctctcattaaaaaaaaaaaaatccaatcattGTTTGAATTTTCAGAAATACACATACACTTGAAAGCCAATAAactgattataaaaataaactctgaATATGTTTTAAAGGGGAAAGGCCCAGTCTTCATGGTAGCACAAATGCttagtaaaaacaagaaaaataaaagataccaGTCTATAGGAGATGGGTCACCCCAGCGCGGAGGGTGCTTTTACTTTGGAGGACAGGGCCTGCCTGAACCGCCTCTTCAGGTCCTGCATGTTGGGAGACCGAGGCCGGGGGATGACGGAGACCCTCCTCCGCTCCCCTCCGATGCTGTGCAGCTTGCTTACTTCTTTGCAGAGATGTTGAAACACGGCACAGACGTCTTCATAGTTTTCACTAGTGGAGATTTCAAGGAAGACGCTACCCAGCTCGTTGGCTAGCTGAAGACCGTCGTGCGTCTGCACCTGTCGGGCGTGCAGAAGGTCTCCTTTGTTTCCCACAATGATGACAGGCGCTTTTCCGTCTGGGTGGACCTTCCGGATGTGCTGGAAAAGGGGCCGAATGGACTGGTAGCTCTCATAGTCTGTTATGGAATAGACCAGCAGAAAGCCCTCGGCCCATTGCACGGACTTGGACAGAGAATCCACCATTTGGACGAGGTTGTCTTGggcctgagaaagaaaaaggggggaccTGCTCAGAGAACCTCAAACAGGATATCACCTTGAAGGAGAAAAATCGCTACATGTAGCTGTCCGGCTCCACTCAGCTTCTGCAAAAGGCTTCTGTCTGTGAGCGACCCTCAGACATCGCTCAACCTGGGTTGCTTTCTGAGCTGGTTCAGATGTACAATCTCCAGTGAACTCCAACCACTTAAGAATAATTACAGGCCAGAATGGTTTGGTTTTCAGGGAACTAATtcataacaaacaaaaattctggaAACAATCCAACATAAATATCTATTCCCAAgcccataaaaaaaaatatttttagcagtCAACTTCTTGAGAACGTTGCAGAAACAAATTCCTTTCTCTGGGCTCTTGCACTTgaccttccccctccctcccccaaaaggCTGAGCAATTACTTAAGTTGCATTCCACACTGATAGGCGAGAGGCTATCTGATTGCAATTACAGACTTGAGAAAACAGCCCAGTAACTTTTGTTTGGGGGGCGCAAGTGGGGGGAATGGAGGGGAGCCCCCGGGAGGAGAGTGGATCCTCTCCTCCAGAATCTGGAATCCCACCTactccttgcctttttttttttttttttttaatgtgttgctGGACCTGGGAGTGAAAAGCTGGCTACTGAGCTAACCCAACCCCCCAAGGatccctgccctccccccgccccaccccccaccccagcccaggcAATGACCGTCAGCCAGGGCTCTAAAAGAAGCTACTGCTGGGAGCCAGTGGctcagcctgtaatcccaacccttgggagggCGAGGCATCAAAGATTCTAAATGCAAGACAAAGCACCTATTATACAAAGTAAGCGataggccagctaaggctacctAGCAAGACACGACcttcaaaataattaattaaaagtgaTGTTTAAGAGGAAGCTGGTTCTAATTAACTatttctcttccccacccccccacccccccaccctggcATCCAGCATCCGGTCCTCAACTCACCCATGACAGCTCACACTTAAATTTAAATGCACATTAGACAGAACCTGCAACCAGTCACCTCAATGTCAGCTGCACCTCACACCTTCCTGACAACAGTGCTCACCTGGACGTCTCCCGGAGTGTCCTGAATATGCAAGGATAGCTGGTCCCCCTCCACATAGACGAGTCTCGAATACAGTTTGCCTGTACGACGACGAAGGTGCATTTAAGTTCCCACGCTCAGATCAGCAAAAGAAcgagaaaaggagggggagggaggacaaaCAGATACAGACGCTAGGGAGCACGAAGCCATTCTAACCTGTGTTGGGTTCGTAGTCGCCGATGAATCTCTTCGTCAAGAAGCGCACGATCATTGCTGAAAAAGGAAGTAGGACAATCAGCTGACGGAGTGGGTCAAGGTGGTCCAAACAGCGCGCGTTCTCCAGGTACCCAGGACAAAGCCTGGGCGCAGCGGAGTGCCTTCCGGGCAGAAGGTGATGGACAGGACTGGAGCGACCCTCAGCAGGAGCCAACCCGGTCCAGAGCTCAGGAGTGGACTGCCGAGGGTGCCAACAGGCAGGCGCCTTCCCGCATCCCTGCGGGTGGGGACCCCCTGGGCGGCGCGGGCCCTTGCTTACACTCACCGCTCTTGCCCAC contains:
- the Rasl11a gene encoding ras-like protein family member 11A; amino-acid sequence: MRPPTMSGHFLLAPIPESSSDYLLPKDIKLAVLGAGRVGKSAMIVRFLTKRFIGDYEPNTGKLYSRLVYVEGDQLSLHIQDTPGDVQAQDNLVQMVDSLSKSVQWAEGFLLVYSITDYESYQSIRPLFQHIRKVHPDGKAPVIIVGNKGDLLHARQVQTHDGLQLANELGSVFLEISTSENYEDVCAVFQHLCKEVSKLHSIGGERRRVSVIPRPRSPNMQDLKRRFRQALSSKVKAPSALG